The stretch of DNA CGAGGAGCGCGAAGTGCTGGCACGTCGCGAGCACGAGTTGAGCGAAGTCCGGCGCGCCGCCTTGGCCTCACGCGAACAGGAGCGGCGGGCCGCGACCGAACAGGCGACGCACTTGATTGAAAACGCCCGCGCCGCGGCGCGGGACGAGCTGGAAAAGGTCCGCGCGGGAATCGACGCGGAATTCGCCGCCGCCGCGCAACAACTGGAAGAGCTAGCTGGCGCCCTGGCGACTGAGCTCGCCGCGCGCGTGCTCGAACGTCCGGCCGGCAATGGCTCGCAGCCCAGTCTCGACAATTAGATGAAACGCCAATCACTTCACACAATCATCGCGGTTGTGACGGTGCTGTTATGCCCGCTTTGCGCATTCGCCGCCGAAGGGCCTGAGGCTTCGGGGAGCTGGACGGCGCTGATCTTCTACGTCATCAATTTTGGGCTGTTTCTCTGGGTCATTCGCTACTTCGGCGGACCACAAATTTCCGCGTTTTTCACGAACCGCGCCAAATCGATCCGCGAAACCGCGAGCCGCTCCGAAACCGCGCTCAAAGACGCGCAGGCGCTCGCGCGGTGCGCCGCCGACCTGACTGCCGGGCTCGCGTCCGAGAAGAGCCGTCTGGCTGCCGATCTCGCGACCGAGACCGCGTTCCAAATCAAACATCTCGACGAACTCGCGCGGGAGACCGCCGAACGAATCAAGCGCGACAGTGCGATTAGCGTTAACGCCGCACGTGAGGGCGGTCAGCGACGCCTGCGCGAGGCGCTCGCGAGCGCGACCGCCCGTCTCGCGCTGGAGCTGGTCAAACGCGACTTCCAGCCGGCCGATCAGGCTCGTCTGCTCGATCGCTTCGTCGCCAAACTCGGCGAGGAGGCGCCTCGATGAGAAGCTCGAAGGTCGCCAAGCGCTACGCGCGGGCCATGCTCGGCCTTTCGAGTGACCCTGCACAGCTCGAAACCTGGGGTGCGGAGCTTGAAAGGCTAGCTCGGATTGTCGCGGCGCCGGAAATCAGCGTCGCCTTCGCGTCGCCGGAGATTGCGCCGTCGGCGAAGAGCGAGGCTCTGGCGAAAATTGGCGAAAAACTCGAGCTCAGCTATCCGATGCGCTCGTTCGCGACCGTCCTTGCACGCCACGGCCGTATCGATGATCTGCCGGCGGTCGCGGAAGCCTATCGGCGGATGCTCGATGATCTGATGGTGCGGGCGCGGGCAACCCTGACGTTTCCACAAGCCCCAAGCGACGAAACGCTAGCGCGAATTGTTGCGGGACTTGAAGCAATCTCCCACAAAAAAATCCTTCCAACCCTGAACCTTGACGCCGCGCTGATTGGCGGCGTGGTCGTTGAACTCGAAGGCAAAACCTACGACGGCAGCCTCGCAAGCCGGCTCGCGGAAGCGGCGCGCAGGCTCGCCGGCTAGATTTGCAGCCGATCAGAGATATTTTGCAGAAACTATTGGCGGACTACTTTTATGGCGGATATTAGACCAGCGGAAATCAGCGAAATTCTGCGCAATGAGATTCGAGGCTTTGAAGGCTCGGTCGCCGTGCGCGAGACGGGGCGAGTGCTCTCCTGCGGCGACGGTATCGCGCGCATCTACGGCCTGCAGAACGCGGCCTCGGGCGAGTTGCTCGAGTTCCCCAACGCCATCCTCGGGATGGTCCTGAATCTCGAGGAAGACAACGTCGGGGCGGCGCTCTTCGGCGACCCGGATGCGATCGGCGAGGGCGACGAAGTCAAACGCACCGGCCGTATCGCCGAAGTCCCGGTCGGTGAGGCGCTGCTCGGGCGCGTCGTTAACGCGTTGGGCCAGCCGATCGATGACAAGGGCCCGATCAAGTCGAGCGAGAGCCGGCGGATCGAAATCAAGGCGCCCGGGATCATCAAACGCCAACCGGTCAAGGAGCCAATCCAGACCGGGATCAAGGCGATCGACTCGATGCTGCAAATCGGCCGCGGTCAGCGCGAGCTGATCATTGGCGATCGGCAGACCGGCAAGACCGCGCTCGCGATCGACACGATCATCAATCAGCGCGGCCAGGGCGTAAATTGCATCTACGTCGCGATCGGGCAGAAGCGCTCGACGGTTTCCCAGGTGGTCGAGAAGCTCAACCGCTATGGCGCGATGGAGTACACCACGGTCGTTGCCGCGACCGCGTCGGAAGCCGCGCCGTTGCAGTTTATTGCGCCATACTCCGGCTGCACAATGGGTGAGTATTTTCGCGACAGTGGCCGCCACGCGCTGCTGGTCTACGACGATTTGAGCAAGCACGCCCAGGCGTATCGGCAACTTTCGCTGCTGTTGCGCCGCCCGCCCGGCCGCGAGGCCTATCCTGGCGACGTCTTTTATTTACATTCGCGCCTGCTCGAACGCGCCGCGCGCATGTCCGATGAGCTCGGCGGGGGATCGCTGACGGCGCTGCCGATTATCGAGACGCAGGCGGGCGACGTTTCCGCGTACATTCCGACCAACGTCATCTCGATTACCGACGGCCAGATCGTGCTCGACGCCGATCTTTTCTACTCGGGAATCCGGCCCGCGGTTAACGTCGGCCTGTCAGTTTCGCGCGTCGGCTTTTCGGCCGCGGTCAAAGCCATGAAGCAGGTCGGCGGGACCCTCAAGCTCGATCTTGCGCAGTATCGCGAGATGGCAGCCTTCGCGCAGTTCGGCTCCGACCTTGACGCCTCGAGCCAGCGCCTCCTCAATCGCGGCGCGCGGCTCACCGAGATGCTCAAGCAGAATCAATACGATCCGCTCCCCATGGAGAAGGAAGTGTTGATTATCTTTGCCGCCAACGAAGGCTACTTCGACAAGATCGCCGTCGAGCAGGTCAAGCTCTTCGAACGCGAGCTCTACAGCTTTATCGACGCGCATCACAAGGTACTGCTCGACGAGATTCGCACCAAGCGTGAGATCGGCGACGATCTGCGCAAGCAGCTGGTGGCGGCGCTCGACGACTTCATGAAGGGTTTTGCGCCGGATAAGGCCGCCTGAGCGGGGTGAGCGGAACACTCGATGGCGACACTCAAGGCAATCCGGCGGCGGATCAGCTCGGTCAAATCGACGCAGCAGATCACGCGCGCGATGAAGCTCGTAGCGGCGGCGCGGCTGCGGCGCGCGCAGGAGGCGTTGGTCAATGCGCGCCCATACCACGAGGCGCTCAAGCGCGTCGCTGATTCACTGCTGCTCTCCGCGCCTGAAGTCGCGGCCCCGGCCGAGAACGCCGCGCGCGCATCGCTGA from Candidatus Binataceae bacterium encodes:
- a CDS encoding ATP synthase F0 subunit B; translation: MHLPPDWGILGTLVISFLIFWVIFGWLFFGPFLRLLSARERRLNELHAETERLLGEEREVLARREHELSEVRRAALASREQERRAATEQATHLIENARAAARDELEKVRAGIDAEFAAAAQQLEELAGALATELAARVLERPAGNGSQPSLDN
- the atpH gene encoding ATP synthase F1 subunit delta, giving the protein MRSSKVAKRYARAMLGLSSDPAQLETWGAELERLARIVAAPEISVAFASPEIAPSAKSEALAKIGEKLELSYPMRSFATVLARHGRIDDLPAVAEAYRRMLDDLMVRARATLTFPQAPSDETLARIVAGLEAISHKKILPTLNLDAALIGGVVVELEGKTYDGSLASRLAEAARRLAG
- the atpA gene encoding F0F1 ATP synthase subunit alpha; translated protein: MADIRPAEISEILRNEIRGFEGSVAVRETGRVLSCGDGIARIYGLQNAASGELLEFPNAILGMVLNLEEDNVGAALFGDPDAIGEGDEVKRTGRIAEVPVGEALLGRVVNALGQPIDDKGPIKSSESRRIEIKAPGIIKRQPVKEPIQTGIKAIDSMLQIGRGQRELIIGDRQTGKTALAIDTIINQRGQGVNCIYVAIGQKRSTVSQVVEKLNRYGAMEYTTVVAATASEAAPLQFIAPYSGCTMGEYFRDSGRHALLVYDDLSKHAQAYRQLSLLLRRPPGREAYPGDVFYLHSRLLERAARMSDELGGGSLTALPIIETQAGDVSAYIPTNVISITDGQIVLDADLFYSGIRPAVNVGLSVSRVGFSAAVKAMKQVGGTLKLDLAQYREMAAFAQFGSDLDASSQRLLNRGARLTEMLKQNQYDPLPMEKEVLIIFAANEGYFDKIAVEQVKLFERELYSFIDAHHKVLLDEIRTKREIGDDLRKQLVAALDDFMKGFAPDKAA